The Triticum urartu cultivar G1812 chromosome 6, Tu2.1, whole genome shotgun sequence genome includes the window GCTAGTTTCACATGTCGAGACTCCATCGACGGCCCGGGAGACCGGGACGTGCGTACACACATTTGTTCCAGCTAGTTGTTCCACTGCCCACGCGATCCAAACGGAGTCCCGATCGATGGGATGAGGTCTATCtcccgacggcggcgccgccgcGGGCGACGACGGCGCTGCCGTAGTCCTCCACCGGCACGGAGTTGCGCTTGATGAACTCGAGGCACTCGGCGATGGCCTGCGCGTAGAAGGAGTTGGTCCGCATGAACGACGCCGCCCTCCTCGGCGTCTGCTGCTGCGGCTTGTGCTTGCTGGGCGCCGCCTGGCCGCCCGGGGGGCACCACCGCTGCGACCCGCTCCCGCCCACGAGCGTCCTCGCGCTGCCGCTCCGCGGGCAGGAGCCGCCGCCTCTCCTGGAGAGCCTCCTGGCGAGGTGGCGCGCGTGGCGGCCGACGAGGCCCAGGAACGTGAGCAGCTTGGCCCGCAGCCGCCGCACCGAGAACCGGTTCCTCGCGCCGAGCCGGAACCCCCTCGCCCGCCGCCACCTCCGGCCGAAGCCGAAGCCTGTGCCGAGCCTCGCGTAGctctcctccggcgccggcgacaAGCTCATCCTGCGCGTCGTGCTGTGCCCGTTCCGTTCACCAGTACGTGGCGTGCGTGCGCGCGCGCGCTCTAGTGCGTGTGCGTACTCCTGGCTGGCCTGCGCGTGATGATCTGATTCTGGTGCTGGTGCTGGTGGTGGTCAAGTGGCGCGGCAGGGCGGGTATATATGTCCGGTCGGGGCGAGGGAACAAGGCAGGAAGGTAGGTTTGAATCGGGACTTTTTTGGCGAGAGCGACGCGGGATCACGGCCGGGACATGACAAGATCACACAGCCCATTAGTTTACGGTGCTGATGCTGGGGAGAAGGCATTACGGACAAGCAAAAGCCAGGCACTATGACGTGTCCGTGTAAAATGTGATGGCAACCGGTGTACCTCGTAGTGTGCTGTGCACTGCCGCACTGGTACTACGCCCTTCCGCGCAACGGGTCGGGCGGTCGACCAAGCACCGCCgggcatgcatgcgtgcgtgcgtgctGCGGTGACCGCCGGACATGCCAGCGAGCTGGAGCGGGCATGGCTGGGTGGACGGTGGACACAGTCACTCACACGGGTGGTTAATCTGAATTAACAAGTGGTGAGCGGACGGATCTGTCGCGAAATCCCTGGGCACGCGGTATATTCAGGAGGTGGATATGCATGCGCATCGAAACAACGGGGCACGCCCCAGTTGCACGCAGACAGTTTGATtctctgcccccccccccccccccgccccccccccctccccccccccccacccaccccccccccccccggatcACCGCGCGCGCGGGCGGGTATCCAGCTGCCGCCGCCCTTGTCCTGCCCAGGGCAAATCTTTTCCTGCGATACACTGCTAGCATGCTGGTCACCGCGGTGACGTTGCCTTGCATGCCCTCGGGGTTACTCGATCCGATCGGTGATCTTCTTCTCCGCAGATGAAATCAGTTCAACGAATTCGATTGCTTCCCACGCGCTTCGATCGCATGGCGAAATATAACGCTGAATTAAGATTAGCGAGCGACAAGCAGAGGTCCGGAGCGCGCCACGCCGGCACGGGCGCGCGCACCGGCCGCACCTGCCGAGCGAGGGCGTGTCGTGTGTGCGGGGTTAGGTGCGGCGAGGCGGGGAAACGGGTGGTGGCCGGCGCGCGATCGAGCGTGACTCACACCCGCACGCATGCACTGCGGCGCCCGAGGTTGTCGTCGCTGGTGCTGGCGGCTGCGGCTTCCCCTGGGCAGGCGGTGCGCCGGAATCTGGGCGAGTCGGCGCGACCTCGCGCGCGGTGTGTCGTCCGGTGGCCGCTGACCTACGACCGCACGGGCGCACCGGGCGGCGTGTGAAGGGGACACGCTTCCCCTGGGAGAGGGAGGGGAGGCCGGAGTGAAGGGGACACGTGTGGCGGTGGCGGCGTCCATGTCGTCTCTTGCCGTTTTCTTTTTGCTTGCGTAGGCTGCAGGTGTTGGTGAGCGAGGCACCACGTGTTTGTGAGGGCACGAGGTGACTAAGGTGGCGTTTGGTTCGTTGGCTATCCTTGGGGTGGTTAGGGATAGCCAACTTTTCGATGGCCATCGGATGTTTGGTTTAAGAATGGCCAGGGACATGGGCAGTCAAGATTCTGCGAATATTCCCTCAAAACGCGGTTGAGCTCATCCGCGAAAATCTGGCGGATATGGCCAACCACCCTCGCGCGCGTCGCTTCGTTCAGCTGTGAAACGTTTTCTTCgttttttctcttttctccaTCTCGTCTCATCCCCTGAACATGCGTCATGGCAGTTGGACCCAGCCACCCAGGTCGACAACGCCGGCACATCAAGCGCGATAGTGGTGGCCGGAGTTGAGCAGCGGTGGATGCCTCTAGGTCCTGGGGCTGGCTTGTTATGGCGACGCGGAGCAGCGAAAATGAGCAGGCGCGTTGATCATGCCTGATGGATGCGTGCATATGCTGGTAGATCCACGTTTGTGTTGAACCGTGCGTGCGTGTTTTTTATTTATGCAAGAGCTGCAAGCTGCTGTCCCCCTCTGATGTGTGTTCTTCATCGGAATGCAAGTGAATCCGAGGGAATGTCAGTGTGATCTACACACGTAACTGTAGATGCCTGTGTGTATCAGTTTCTTATCCCTCCAACCAAACAAAAAGAGGTGGCTATCCCATCATTCTGTAATCCTTACAACCAAACAAGAATCAAGGGTATCCCCAACCACATGGTTAAGGGTATCCCCAGCCAATCCCGCCTTCAAACCAAACGCCACCTTAGCAACGAAATGGGGTTCGGGAGGAGGATTGTTTAGGACCTTTTGGCTGGAGTTTGTGATGATGAATTTGACTCTGGAGTGGAGAAGGACGGAGAACGTATGCTTTGCTTCGCTCCCCATCCACGCGCTTAATCATgctgttctttttcttctcgttcGGGAATGAATAATGGAAAATGCGCACGTTCACTCTCCTTATTTTAggggaaaattttgtttttgccactctagtttttgcccACTTTGCTAATgtcactctagaatttgacatctTACTTTTGTCACTCTTAACTTTTGACAATACATCATAAATGCCATTCTATGACAAAAACAATATCttttcatttcacttttgccactcttagcttttgacaatacatcacaatTGCTACTCTGAAAATTTTGATGTTGCCACGGAATGGTAAAAGTGAATATTGTCAAAATCTAAAAGTGACAAAAGTaaaatgtcaaattctagagtgacATGAGTAAGATGGGCAAAACCTAGAGTgacaaaaacaaagttttcccttaTTTTAGGGCTTCCTCGTGGGATCTGATCTGCATCAGCGTCTTCGCCGACTGCCTCTTCACTACCCCAAGGCCCCGCGGCGTGTGTTCATGGTGGTTTGAACGCCAGACTCTGtttttaggccaactccaccgcgcgaccccaaacggacgtccgCGAAAATCATGTTGTTCCTTCTCGTTCGGGAATGAATAATGGGAAATTCGCACGTTCTCTCTCCTTCTtgagcaagtacaatagtgggcttaTAGCCCGCTTACATGACATTTTTGCCTATGTGGAAAagagagatgtgaaaaagtaaggaagtgagctctcatgcaagagcctaacTATATGCACCTAGATAAATGGAATAAatgtgaagaaagagatagagagaagatggAAGAAAGTACTAATGCAATAGCCAACCCACATTATTGTATGAGTGTATatagatgatggctatagatAACATGGAGTTTTTTTTATAGAATTagctggctatattattaaccatgctcttttAGGGCTTCCTCGTGGGATCTGATCTGCGTCGGCGGTCTTCGCCGATTGCCTCTTCACTACCCTGAGGCCGGGCGGCATATGCTCATGGTGGTTTGAACGTCAGACTTTGTTTTTTAGCCTGTATATACAAGGGTTGTACTCCCTTGCTGCTACGGTTTGACCAACTTTATTAAAAAATATTAATATTCATAATATAAAATCAATATCATTAATTGAatcatgaaattaattttcatattaTATAACTTCAGTATAGTAGATGTTGGTATTTCTAAATGTACTAGGTCATTGCATGTGTGTTACTACGTGGTCTAAATACAACCCATCGCGGATGCAGTCGCACCGCCGGCGTCTGCAGCTTCTCTTTTTCGACAAAATCAGGGAGAGAAAAAGGAGATATACAAACCGCGTTTTTAGAAAATTCACTTTCCAAAACCCTGACATTCTAAGCGATCCTGGCATGATCTCCTAATCCTAGTGCACTTGTTAGCCAATACAATCAAATGTTTACAGGAAATAATTCGAACTTGTCAAAAGAATAAAGAATGTAGAATGTGTCATGCATGATACATGGTATAGTGGGAGGGGAGAACTGGTTGACGAAGAGTTCTGCAGAAAAAGAAACCTTACATATGTTTAAGCATGGAGAAATGTggttaaattttgaatagtttgaCTTCAAATAAATCTTATATACAGAGTAAAAGGAAGTGGGGGGAGTACCCGTGAATTTAGGGGCCGGTACGAGAACTAATACTAGATGGTACTTCGCACGTTATTGCGAAAATATTTTGTAATACATTTCAATGAGATTTTGTTGTGGCCCTTTCATTTCAATGAATAGGGAGCGCACGTGTTTGAAAAATAATCTTTGACCATAAATTAGATATCATATTTCCATTGAAATATAATAAGTATTAGATATTAAGGACAATACTATGCACTCATGTTATCTGTACCCCTTCGCTCGTGTGTCCCAAGGCACTCAGCTAGGGTTTTTGCCTCTCGTCGGCGTCGGTCTACCTCATCTCTTATGGTTGTAGGACCATAAAGGCGTCATGGATCACGACCCTTGCCGTGGGAGGGATTCGTTTTTAGGTGTTTTTCTGTTACGATTTATGTCATACTCAGGAAGATGAGGCGGCGGCCGCTTCCTGAAGATGAAATAAGGTTCTCCCCGCCTACCCCCCGCCTCAACAGGAGCCACGAAAACACCTCTTTTTTTATTGTGCATTTGGATTTCCAAATCCATTTAAGGGCTTCCTCTGCCACCAcaccttggaagtattgtttgtATAATTTGGCCGAAGAGTAGGTTGGGCTCCAGGAGGACATCCGGATATCGTTCGCTGCATCATCCAACGTAGCTAATGTGACCTTTGTCTTTAATATATATGCATTTATCAAAATTTGAATTTTTCTTATTGCCCCCAGTGTTTGGCGTCTTCATTGTAGTTTCGATGAAATTCTCGCCCTTGAGAGTATCTTCATTGTGCAAGTTGAATAATATCTTTACTTGAAACCTTGATTTCATCACTtgcagtttttaccttctcaTGTTTAAATGGAGCGTCTTGAAGCAACCGATGCAAAGCCTTTTGCCACCAGAACCAATTAGAATAGACTGATCATCCCTTGGTATTTCAACAAGTTTCAGTCGTCCTTTATCAATGAACGACTTTACTATTTGACGTAACATATCGCAGTCCTCAAAATTATGCTCGAATTAATCATGTAACTTACAATACATTCATATTTTCATTGATGACTTGACATGGTGATAAAAGATTTGATCACAAATGCTTGAATTGAAGATATACTTCTTATTTTCTAGCCGATCTTGCTATGAGAACGGCTGTAGAGCTAAGAAAATAAATGGTTCACATTTGACATCTCCTCATCCGGCTATGAATTTTATTTTGCATTCTTTTCTCGATGTCATTGGATAAAACACTATACTAGCATTGGTTTTCTCAAAAGAATTGAAACTTGGCTTTATGCTTTTATGATGAGAATAGTTAGGGCATACATGTCTCATCTGAGACCAAATAGAAGCCAAGTGTGAAACAAATAAAGCTACCCATTTATATTTATTGTGTAAAGAAAACAATAGGGAAAACTTTGGTACAATAATATGTCACTATTGGATGCTCTAAATGGTACAATGTGTTGACCGATATGATTTGTACCAATTTTGTTCCTAACAAGTAAAttacccttcttcattggtctcTCAACATTTCTTAAGATTTTTTCTAATTGACGCACCAACAATAAATTGTGACCAAATATGAAAATAGGTGAATCACTTGCTAAACATAACTCTTCAAATAGGTTGAGAGAGCATGATGGTTGTATCACTTGAACAATATCTTTCTCTACTTTTGCATGACTCTCCAACGCCCTATCTTCCTTTTTTTCTTGATTCCATGCCTCATTGCTTCGAACATCTTTCTCAATCGAACTCTATGTTCGGCTACTTGTTCTTCTCCTTGATGTTCGCTAGTTTCTAtggcacgaaactcatagggcGGGAAGTAGGTTTCATTAACTTTAGAAAAATCAAGCATCGTTATTTTGCTATGCATGCCATGCACTTTATCAATGGTGGTTGCCTCTTTGGATTTGATTGACTTAGAACATACAATATTTGATCTGGCTTTTTCAACCGAAGCACTTTCACTCTTTGAATCATCCTTTCAGCAATTCTACTCATTGTCAAGACTTATTTTTAATAGGTCCGGCACAAGTACTAATTGGTTTAGTTTTTTCAGTAACCAAACTACCGTTATCATCCGAATCACCATTCTTTTTTTCCAGTTCCAACAATTGTCAAATATACTTTCTTTGAGTCATTTTTGTTTGGTCCTGGCAAGAACTTACACCCTACTGCGCAATGCTTTAACTACTCTCTCAATTTCAGCACGTTCTAGATAGTATTGCCCCCAACGATTTTAGATTCTTCCGACAATGACACATGAGTGTTGTCGAAACTTTGTAATTATGTAGGGGATGTATAGTATGATGTTGTACTAAATGAAGACATGTGTATTGTTGTAGAACCATATTTTTGCTTGCCAATTCTATCAATTGACAAATATTTTTTGCAAAACTTTAGCCTTCATTGCATCATAATCAGGAAATAACACCTTTTTATGTTGTTCAAGGCAAATATCACTAATCTTGTTATTTCGAGCTATATGCCTTTTTAATGCAACCACTTCCCATTCTTGAAGGGATTGAACCACAAGACTTCTAAAACCATTCGTCAATGATTTGTGGGTGTTACAAAAATTCTACAATTGCATAGAGGATGCATATGCTACAATATTAGGTGAAGGCATGTGCGCTCCTGCAAAATTTTCACTTATATGGGTATGACCATGGTGCGGAGCCGAACTATGAACATTTGTAGTTGTGTACGTTGCTGGAAAATTGTTAACGTTAGGCGTAGCATACAAGGGTTGAGAGTAATTGGTCGAAtagctagtagtagcatggccaaCTCTCCATCCGTCGGTATATTTGGACTAGTATATTCCAAACTAGTTAACGTTGAGTAAAAGAGTAAAACACTTTATTGCATGGCATTAGAAATTCTAACATGCGGTGTTTCAAATTTATTTATCGAActcatcatgttgttcatcggtATAACGAATTGTGTGGTTACCGATGCAtgagagttggaatacatatggTGCATGTTACTAGTATCATAAGAATTTGAAGCATGTAAATTACTTTGAATCGGACCTTGCACATAATTAGTTGCATGATTGAAAAAACTAGGGCTAGCCGATAGAGTATACACATTGAACGATCTTCTAACACCATATGAATTATATGCATGTACACAAGGGGATTGGGTTATTACCTTTGTAGATAGCAAACCCTTGATGATGATCTCTTCGTAGACACAATGATCAGATCATGATGGACCGTTATAAATTTCATCCCAGCatagttgccaaaaagtatatttGCGCACAAACACGTCACCGTTTACCTCCAACGTCGAGCGCGGTACGCAGGACATGTCGCAGGAGGAGCCTCGCTGGGAGCGTGATACACAAGACACGCCGACGAGGTCTTTTGAGGACCCGAAATCTCACACTCCTATGAGCAACCCCGTCAAGGTGCTCGGCAGCTATGGactgccctaggtcgacctgatcgcccctaggcCCTTGTGGATCATTGCCCTCCAACGCGAAGAACAAATGagagcgaggaagaagaagaacaaaggagaaggagaagttgggtaacgccagggttttcccagtcacgacgttgtaaaacgacggccagtgaattgtaatacgactcactatagggcgaattcgagctcggtacccggggatctcATCCCGATCTTTGCAAAATTAATTGAAATCGAATTTAGGTAGGCCAAAGAAAGTATTTCAATTTTTGGAACTCAAAGGCCATATACAACTTCGGATGAAGATGCGCCTGAAAGAAAATTTATTTGTTTCGATGAGACGAACTACTATCATGTTGAATGGGATCTTTTTCATCTGAGGCCATCTCGAAGGTGAAATCACTCCCGCAATCATCAGATGTGTAGAGACACACGATGGTTTGAACCGGACCAGACTATCTGGTCACAACAGAAGGTTTGGACGTGTTTTGTGACCCAGACCTGACAGTATTGTCCAAATTTCCAGGCAGCCTAGTGGAAAAGGAAGGTTTTGGGTGTTCGGCCGGACAGTTCAACCATCTCTAGTTTTTTCTAGTACTGGCttggctctaacttttgcatatgatcTCGAATTAAGACGATTCAATAAGCATTTATCATGCAGAAAACCTTTTAAACCTAAGGTCGTTTTGAGGATGTTATCATGCAAGCCAAAAGTTATGTCAACACGTGGAGGAAAATGTCATAAGTTCCGCATCCACGCTTTGTTTTGGACCATCTTTATACTCCCTTCATTCTTTGTTGTAGACTATGGCTCTAATACCAACGAACGTGCCGGCCATTGTACTTTGGACGAGAAAGCCCAGTCTTTGCATCATGCAACCCACGCCCCGCGTGCATGCTGCTGCACGAGTAAGAGCAACTCCAATAGGGTGACCTATTTCGTCCGCCGCCGTCCGTTTAGATCAGCGCGGACATAAAAGGCGGCCTAACGCGCCTATCCAAAAGGACGCGCGTCCTCTTTTCGTCCGCGGGCGATCAATTCCCGGCCTATTTTTAAGCCGGATTTACGTCGGTGTGGACACGCGACAGACGCGCGCACGGACGCCATTTCTTCTCCTCGGGCTCGCTGGTCGGTGGCACATTGGCCTCCTCCTCACCCCCTCATCCAACAACAACCCTCGCCCGCCTCCTTCTTcgttgccgccgccgcccattTTTGCCGGCAACTCTGCCAGCTGTCGCCGCCTCCACATCCGCCCAGCAACGGCgcccattcccccgttgcccgCCACCGCCATCTTGCCGTTGGGAGCAAACTGCTTCCCACCACCGCTCCCCCACCACCCAGCGACCAAAAAGCCGCCTCGTCGCCCCGGCCAGATCCTCATCGACACGCTCGTCGGACGCCGGCAGGGCAGCTAGCTGGTCTGTGCGCGCCACGACTCCCTCGTCGGCCTTCTCCTTCGTCGACGCCCGCAAGTTGTTCGACAGTTTGCCAAGGTACAAAATGGACTCTGCCGACGAGTTCTTTTTCCACAATTTTCT containing:
- the LOC125512425 gene encoding uncharacterized protein LOC125512425 is translated as MSLSPAPEESYARLGTGFGFGRRWRRARGFRLGARNRFSVRRLRAKLLTFLGLVGRHARHLARRLSRRGGGSCPRSGSARTLVGGSGSQRWCPPGGQAAPSKHKPQQQTPRRAASFMRTNSFYAQAIAECLEFIKRNSVPVEDYGSAVVARGGAAVGR